AAAAATATAGCTTGGAATATAGCTCATCAAGGGAACATTGATAGCGCGATATATTTATTAAAAAAATCAAAAGATTATATCAAAGCTGAAAAACAAGAGGATTATATCAATATGCTCAGCACTTATAATTCGCTTGCTAGTTATTATGAAAAATTAGGTGAACATCAGCTATTTGAAAAATCTTGTCAACAGATGTTGTCAATCATAGGAAGGAGTGATAATAAAAAATTTCTTAAATATTATCATGACGCTATCATGGGAATCGCAAGGTCAAACCTTCAAAAAAACAACCCTAATGGCACTATCATACAGCTTGATTCATTGGAAGATATACTATTCAGAAGATTTATGATCGATGAGAATGAATTCCATATTCTTTCTGATATATATTCTCTTAGAGCCAAAGCCAAACAAAATAAATATCTACGCTCAAAAAGCGTAACGGATTTACTAGAGTGCAAATCCGATATTCTAATAGCCGTTCAATATGCTATCCGAAAGAAAAAGCAATTATACACTTCGAAAGACAAGCTAAACTATCTTAGCAGATACTACGACCTGTTTGAGCTAGCTCTTTCTATCATGCATGAAATCCATCAGATAGCTCCTGATAATGAAGAGAACATGCTTTCAGCTTTGATGGTGATGGATCAAATACATTCAGCTGTATTGGAAGATCATACAGACTTAAGATTTGACAAGCCTGAAATAATTAGAAATAAAGAAGACAGCTTATTAAAAGCTAGGGCATATTATTTATATGACACTCTTCAAGAAGGTTACTCTCGTCAGGTTCAAGATATTAACATCCAGTTGCATCAACTAAATGCAAACTTCAATGTAGTAGCCTGGGAGCATATTGCGTTAAAAGAATTTAAAAAGGATATTCAAAAAAAATTAAATCAAAATGAAGCTGCTTACTTGACATTTTTTACAGGAAAAGATCATATCTATGCGCAATTTATAACTGAAGACAAGCACGTTTTTTTTAAAGTAGATGGCAATAGTCAAGTATTTGATAATATCAATCAGTTATCAAAAGTTCTTTATACCAAAGAACAAAAGCATGGATTCAAAGGAGATAGCATATCCTATAAAATTTATCAATCGCTATTAAATCCACTTGAGAAAGATATTGAAGATATTGAAAATCTAGTGATTTCCCCTTCAGGAAAACTCTATTATATACCCTTCGATATCTTGGTTAGCAAGTTTACTGAAGATAATAATCCATTATACTTAGCTCAAACTCATAATATTCAGTACGCTTTCTCACTTAAATCTTTTATGAATAAAAAAGCGAATTCTAAAAAAAAGTACACGCACAATATATTAGCGATGGCTCCTTTTGTAGATCAATGGAGCAGATCTCTGCCCTCTCAAAGCAAACTCGATTACTCTATCGAGTCATTGAAGCTTCCTTTTTCAAGAAGAGAAGTTTCAAGTATTTCTTCAGCTCCTTTACTAGCTGAAAACGCAACCAAATCCTATTTCATGGATTATGCTGATAGCAGCAAAATCATACACTTGGCCACACACGCTAAAGTGAACCCCGAAACGCCTACAAATTCTTATATTCTTTTCTACCCGAATAAAGGTCTATCTTCCAATAACAAGCTATATACTGAAGAGATCAAAGCGATGAATTTAAGCAATGTGAAGATGGCCACACTCACTGCTTGCCAAACGGGAAATGGGAAATTGCTTATGGGAGAAGGGGTTATGAGTTTGGCAAGATCATTTGCCTATGCAGGAGTCCCTTGTTTGCTCATGACTCTATGGAATGCCGACGACGAATCCACTTCTTATATTGTCAGCAACTTTTACGATTATCTCAAACAAGGCTATTCTAAAAGCGAATCTTTGTTTTTAGCGAAAAAAGATTTTAGAGAAAATGACGATTTCAGACTAATTAATAAGAATCCATTTTATTGGGCTAATATTCAACTATTAGGAGATAGCGAACCACTGTTCGAAAGAAAAAGGTCTTTCAATTCACGTTCATTTGTAATTTGTATTTTTACAACAATACTGTTGGTCTTATTTATTTATGTGTTTAGTAAATACCGCAAAGTGATATTGAGAAAATAGAGGCATTTATTCATAAGTAGCTTTATGTTAAATATGTTTTTGAAGAAAAATGCCTCCCGAGAATTATAACCTCTTAAACATCAAAATATAAATTTTCTAATATAAAAGTCGTGTTCAAATTAAGAACACGACTTCAATTTTCAATATGAAAGATAATACTATTTCTCTCCCATAAAATATTCTCTCAATGCTTGTTGAGCTTTTGCTCCATATATTATCGCTTGGGTAGCTACTTGTCTTCCAATATACCCACCATCAATCATTCCTCCATCGATCATTACTTGCTCTTTGTGATTTAAATCTTTCATGTTAATATATTTTATTGATAAAAAATTAATTCATTGACATCATATTCTCCATCATAGGGAATTGTTGCTTCCATAATTCACAGTATTTTCCATTGGACAACATCAAATCATCATGGCTTCCTTCTTCCAATAACTGTCCTTTTTCTAATACACATATCTTATCTGCATTATGTATGGTAGCTAGTCTATGCGCTATGACGATAATGGTCTTGTTTTCTTTCTTAAGCTTATTGATGGCATTTTGCACATATACTTCGGAAGCCGAATCCAAGGATGATGTAGCTTCATCCAGTATCAATACTTCAGGTTGTTTATAAAGTGCTCTAGCGATAGCAATGCGTTGCTTTTGTCCTCCGGAAAGAGATGCTCCATTTTCTCCCAAGTGTGTATTGAACCCATCAGGCAATGTCTCTATGAATTCCATAATCCCAATCGTCTTGCATATATCGATAATGCGTTGAACATCAGGATTAAATTCTCCCACAGCGATATTCTCAATCACATTTCCGGAGAAAAGGTCAATGTTTTGAGGCACAACAGCGACTAACTTTCTCAAGCTTTCATTCGATACGTATTTCAAATTGTGATCTCCTATTGATATATTCCCGGATTCTATCGGATATATGTTTTGCAAAAGATGAATCAATGTAGATTTTCCCGATCCACTTTCACCCACCAATGCAGTCATTTGCCCTTTCTTAATATTCAATGAAAAGTCATCAAATACGTTAGCTCTGGAACCATATCTAAATTTGATATTTTTCAATGAAATGTCTCCTATCATTTCTGGCTTAAGATCGAATTTTTCTCCCATTTCCTCTCGTTCCAAATCCATCAATTCGAAAAGCCTCTCAGCTGCGATATTGGCATCTTGGATAGACTTATTCATTCCAATCAAAGAGTTAACCGGACCTGTAAGATATCCAATCAAAGCATAGAAGGAAAGTAATTCACCCGCTGTAATATCTCCATCTAAAACGAATGTCGCTCCCGTCCATAACAAAATTATCGTGAATAAAGTAGCTATGAATTCTGATGAGTTACTTGAAAATATCGTAGTCTTAGTCGACTTGAAAACCGATTGAAGCAATTTGACAAACCTGCTTTCAGTCTTCAGATTCGCGAATTCTTCCAAGCCAAATCTTTTGATCGTGCCGACAGAATTAATAGACTCCACAAGTTGAGACTCCAGTTCAGCTGCGTTTTCCATTATTCCGCGTTGAGTCTTCTTATTAAGCTTATTTGTCAAAGCGTAAATTCCCGCGTATATCGGAAGTATGGCCATCATGATCAAAGCCAATTTCCAACTATAAATAAACATCAACGTAAATGAAAAAGCCACAATCAATACATTTACAATCAGATTAATCGACACATCGTTGATGAAGGTTCGTATTTTGATAGCATCATTGATCCTAGAAATAATCTCACCCGTACGCATAGTGTCAAAAAACCTTTGAGGCAATTTCAACAAATGCTTATAATAGCCTAATATCAATCTAGCGTCTATTTGCTGGCCTGTCTTGATAGTAAAATAGCTTTGAGCCGATCCCAAAAATACTCTAAACAAAAGAATAGCAATCATTCCCACACTCATGATGTTGAGCAGGTTCTTATTGCCTCCCACCAATACATAATCGATAATCTTCTGCACATAAATAGAGGTTGAAAGTCCCAACACGGTATAAATCAATGCTCCAACTAGCGCTTGAGTCATAACTGACCGATGAGGCTTTACTAAAAACCAAAACCTCTTAATCATCGATACTTGGTGATTGCCTGTTTCGAACTCATCATTAGGAGATATCAATATCAAAACTTTTGTCCAAAGCTCATCAAATTCCTCATGCGAATACTTATGAATTTGACCATCTCCCGGATCCATTACTTTGATATGCTTTTCATTAGCTTCGTAGATAACGACAAAGTGGTGCAACACCTCATTGACAATCACATGAGCCACTGTGGGATGCGGTACATCGTACAAATTTTCAATACCATTAGCTCTTACACCTTTGGCATCAAATCCAAGCTTGTTAGCCGCCTCTATCATTCCCAAGATATTGGTTCCTTTCTTATCCGTCGAAGCCATCTGCCTAATCTTGGCGATAGGAAGTTTCAATTTGTAATGCGCTGAAATTGAAGCCAAACAAGCCGCTCCGCAGTCAGTGATATCGTGTTGTTTTATCTTTATAGAACTCATCTTAATTTTCTTTTTTCAACTCCAAAAATTAACCTCTGGAAGGGTTCATCCAATCATCCACTTTGTCAAATAAAAGCTGAAACAAGCTTCTCTCTGTAATCACAAATCTGGCATTCATCGTCATTCCTTTTTTGACATGTCCCTCATATCCATTTTTCAGTGTCAGCTTTTCTTCGTTCATCTCACAATGAACTTTAAACAATGGCGTATTATCCCGTATAGTTACATCATTATATATCGCCTTGATATTCCCTTTTAGCGTTCCCCATTGATTATAATCAAATGCATCCACTTGCATAATCACCTCATCGCCGATCTTGATCATGCCTATATCCGATGGAGAAACATAACATTCCACAAGCAATGAAGACTCTGGAGACAATTCGGCGATTTGTTGGTTGGACATCAATATGCTCCCTTCAAATATTCCCGTCAAGCCTTGCACTGTACCTGAATGAGGCGCTTTGATTTGATAAAACTCAAGCTCTTTTTCAAACTCCTGCTCTTGGCTTGCCAATTGGTCAAGCTCTTGTTCATACTTTTCTTTATCGCTTGCCCACTTGCTAAACTGCTGATTCCATAAAATCTTTTCTTTGGCCAATAAGGTATTTCGCTTCATTTTGCTTTCCTGAAAATTAACCTGAGGAATGACTTTCTGAGCATACAAAATACTATCTCTCAAAAAATCTTGATTGGCCTTGGCTTTCTGATGATCATACTCTAATTGCTGTCTTTGAAGCAAGCTCCATTCTTGATTGTAAACAACGGTTTTAATCTTATCAACCAATTTCCCATGAATTTCCAAATCAATCAATATTCGCAAGTCCGAAAGCAAATTACCTACTTCACTCTGTCTTTGCTTATTGAACTTAAGCTTGTTTCTAAGCTTTGAATCGTCTATAGAAATCAACAAGTCACCTTCTTTTACTTTTTGATTATCAGATATATATATCTTGTCTATTTTACCGGAAACCATAGACACTAAATTTACTTTCTCTCCATGAGGCCTAACAATTCCCCTACTCTGAACTGTTACATTCACATAAATGAGAGGAAGGCAAATGATGATTGCCAACAAAGCAACAACAATTGATATGTATATAGCCTGGCTCTTTTTGGAAAGCGTTGATATATGATAGGAAGATGTGTGCTTGACAATCTCTACCGGGAATATGTCTTTCTCTTTATTTTCCATTTTGTTTGCTTGTTAAGAGACCTATAAAATGATCTCATGTGTCATGTAAAAGTCAAGAATTTTTCTCTTGAAAATATAATTGTACTTGGATTGTATCAGGTTGGAATTAGCTATAAACACTTTCTGCTGAGCGACTTGAAAATCGACAAAACTCCCCTTGCCATTGTTGAACAGTTTTTGAGCCATATCCATATTATACTGAGAAGAGCTTAACTCTTGTTTGGCTGACTGATGCGCTTTATGCGCCGCTTTAGCGTCAAGGTAAGCTTGCTTCAAGACATTTCTTAATGTGATTTCCACCTTTTGCCTTTCCACTTCCAGCTTATCGGTAGCGATCTTGCTTTTTTGACTCTGAGCCTTATTTTTAAACCCATTGAAAATAGGAATATTGACTCTCAAGTTTACATTTTGATACATGTTATCATTCCACTGCTTGCCTAAAGAATATCCATCCTTGATTTCATATTCATCAGTCTCATAAGGCAAAGAATAAACAACCTGCTCCGGATTAGATTCTAAAAAGCCTATAGGTGAAGGATCCATTGTAATCTTATTTCCCGTAGCCACTTGGCGAATTGTATTTTGAGCTGAAGAGTAATTAGTTACATTTTCCGCATTCAAAGACACTTTAGGCAAAAATAAGCCTTTCATTTTCTTTTGACCATAAATAGAGCTTTCAATGTCGACCTCCGATTGCTTGACTTCCAAACTTGTCTTATATGCCAGATCCATGATGTAATCAAATGATTCCACATCCAAAGTACCTATTTGTTCTTCTATCAACTTCGGAGATATTATCGTCAAATGCCTCTCATCTGGAAAAAACATTTCCTGTTTAAGTTTCAAAAGAGCCATTTCCAAATCCGATTCCGCTCGTATGACATCCAGTTCTTGCGAAGCTCTTTGCGCCTTAAGTTTGTACATCTCGCTTTCAGCTTCCAAACCTGCATCAATAAGCACTCTTGTCTGCTTCATTTGGTCTGTTGTAATCTTAAGTATTGATTTAGCGCTTTCGGACAGCTCTTCTTTTAGCAAGACATCCAAGTATCCCATCAACACATTCAATTGTATTCGTTCCTTTGCAATATTAAGCCCTATGCTTGCCGACTCCACTCTAAGTTCACTTTCTTTTATTCCATTCTTTATAGCTCCACCGTTATATAACATTAAACTAAAATAAAGTCCCAAACTATTGCTTGAATAATTGGTAAATGCGAAAGCATTGGTTGTGGGATCTATAGATCTGCCAAATTGGAATCCTTGAAAAAAAGATGATTGCAATTCAGGAAGCCTTTCACCCTTCGAATGCATAAGATCTCTCTGTCGATCTTCCATATGCAAATAATTTAGCCTTATATCCGGATTATTTTGCAAGGCATAAGATATGCATTGCTCCAAATCATATCCAGACACTGTATCCTTGACAATCGCCCTCCCTTTTTCAATCCATGCGAACATCA
The Aureibacter tunicatorum DNA segment above includes these coding regions:
- a CDS encoding CHAT domain-containing protein; this translates as MIDKGTIYFSLLLIFCLLSFCNAKCIAENDDFYKLYNSRKYDELRGLISRTLDNPKISTKKKAITNFYDIRLKVIDGVNLDTLNNLSINNLEWSIKHNSGANAICKNAYNTAEIHYRRYQADSAILFLNVAKQYIDGVQEHWFKKKYYNLLFAIYYQKGEMHSALNYINKAIDNAEKEGNTPESMISLWHNKSALLLTLKENKELNKVQKILLDNAIHLPDYKTHGYSKHWLYKNIAWNIAHQGNIDSAIYLLKKSKDYIKAEKQEDYINMLSTYNSLASYYEKLGEHQLFEKSCQQMLSIIGRSDNKKFLKYYHDAIMGIARSNLQKNNPNGTIIQLDSLEDILFRRFMIDENEFHILSDIYSLRAKAKQNKYLRSKSVTDLLECKSDILIAVQYAIRKKKQLYTSKDKLNYLSRYYDLFELALSIMHEIHQIAPDNEENMLSALMVMDQIHSAVLEDHTDLRFDKPEIIRNKEDSLLKARAYYLYDTLQEGYSRQVQDINIQLHQLNANFNVVAWEHIALKEFKKDIQKKLNQNEAAYLTFFTGKDHIYAQFITEDKHVFFKVDGNSQVFDNINQLSKVLYTKEQKHGFKGDSISYKIYQSLLNPLEKDIEDIENLVISPSGKLYYIPFDILVSKFTEDNNPLYLAQTHNIQYAFSLKSFMNKKANSKKKYTHNILAMAPFVDQWSRSLPSQSKLDYSIESLKLPFSRREVSSISSAPLLAENATKSYFMDYADSSKIIHLATHAKVNPETPTNSYILFYPNKGLSSNNKLYTEEIKAMNLSNVKMATLTACQTGNGKLLMGEGVMSLARSFAYAGVPCLLMTLWNADDESTSYIVSNFYDYLKQGYSKSESLFLAKKDFRENDDFRLINKNPFYWANIQLLGDSEPLFERKRSFNSRSFVICIFTTILLVLFIYVFSKYRKVILRK
- a CDS encoding peptidase domain-containing ABC transporter, which produces MSSIKIKQHDITDCGAACLASISAHYKLKLPIAKIRQMASTDKKGTNILGMIEAANKLGFDAKGVRANGIENLYDVPHPTVAHVIVNEVLHHFVVIYEANEKHIKVMDPGDGQIHKYSHEEFDELWTKVLILISPNDEFETGNHQVSMIKRFWFLVKPHRSVMTQALVGALIYTVLGLSTSIYVQKIIDYVLVGGNKNLLNIMSVGMIAILLFRVFLGSAQSYFTIKTGQQIDARLILGYYKHLLKLPQRFFDTMRTGEIISRINDAIKIRTFINDVSINLIVNVLIVAFSFTLMFIYSWKLALIMMAILPIYAGIYALTNKLNKKTQRGIMENAAELESQLVESINSVGTIKRFGLEEFANLKTESRFVKLLQSVFKSTKTTIFSSNSSEFIATLFTIILLWTGATFVLDGDITAGELLSFYALIGYLTGPVNSLIGMNKSIQDANIAAERLFELMDLEREEMGEKFDLKPEMIGDISLKNIKFRYGSRANVFDDFSLNIKKGQMTALVGESGSGKSTLIHLLQNIYPIESGNISIGDHNLKYVSNESLRKLVAVVPQNIDLFSGNVIENIAVGEFNPDVQRIIDICKTIGIMEFIETLPDGFNTHLGENGASLSGGQKQRIAIARALYKQPEVLILDEATSSLDSASEVYVQNAINKLKKENKTIIVIAHRLATIHNADKICVLEKGQLLEEGSHDDLMLSNGKYCELWKQQFPMMENMMSMN
- a CDS encoding HlyD family secretion protein, translated to MENKEKDIFPVEIVKHTSSYHISTLSKKSQAIYISIVVALLAIIICLPLIYVNVTVQSRGIVRPHGEKVNLVSMVSGKIDKIYISDNQKVKEGDLLISIDDSKLRNKLKFNKQRQSEVGNLLSDLRILIDLEIHGKLVDKIKTVVYNQEWSLLQRQQLEYDHQKAKANQDFLRDSILYAQKVIPQVNFQESKMKRNTLLAKEKILWNQQFSKWASDKEKYEQELDQLASQEQEFEKELEFYQIKAPHSGTVQGLTGIFEGSILMSNQQIAELSPESSLLVECYVSPSDIGMIKIGDEVIMQVDAFDYNQWGTLKGNIKAIYNDVTIRDNTPLFKVHCEMNEEKLTLKNGYEGHVKKGMTMNARFVITERSLFQLLFDKVDDWMNPSRG
- a CDS encoding TolC family protein: MMNKIIVIVAVLMFAWIEKGRAIVKDTVSGYDLEQCISYALQNNPDIRLNYLHMEDRQRDLMHSKGERLPELQSSFFQGFQFGRSIDPTTNAFAFTNYSSNSLGLYFSLMLYNGGAIKNGIKESELRVESASIGLNIAKERIQLNVLMGYLDVLLKEELSESAKSILKITTDQMKQTRVLIDAGLEAESEMYKLKAQRASQELDVIRAESDLEMALLKLKQEMFFPDERHLTIISPKLIEEQIGTLDVESFDYIMDLAYKTSLEVKQSEVDIESSIYGQKKMKGLFLPKVSLNAENVTNYSSAQNTIRQVATGNKITMDPSPIGFLESNPEQVVYSLPYETDEYEIKDGYSLGKQWNDNMYQNVNLRVNIPIFNGFKNKAQSQKSKIATDKLEVERQKVEITLRNVLKQAYLDAKAAHKAHQSAKQELSSSQYNMDMAQKLFNNGKGSFVDFQVAQQKVFIANSNLIQSKYNYIFKRKILDFYMTHEIIL